One region of Vibrio sp. FE10 genomic DNA includes:
- a CDS encoding AraC family transcriptional regulator, producing the protein MNFAIEYTSAYFSHLVITPRKKVLKHSLVSVQSGLVLIKLGKQEYAVEPGQSIWVPYDCLTSLTYFPNTQVNRVDFSVRLTDSFPRQAGYITQTNLSLALLEKLELTKARATNANNTEQAFKDMLSVLKQEVLAFKPLLCESALSQRFNQWNIDDSNLPQEHTLVMVMREAKKRMQSGQKRTLVIDDLFSGKEEEFEQLCMLVFGEDL; encoded by the coding sequence ATGAACTTCGCGATTGAATATACATCGGCTTACTTTTCACACTTGGTGATCACACCACGCAAGAAAGTACTAAAACATAGCCTTGTATCGGTTCAGAGTGGTTTGGTTTTGATAAAGCTAGGTAAACAAGAATATGCCGTTGAACCTGGACAGAGCATTTGGGTTCCTTATGACTGCTTAACCTCACTGACCTACTTTCCAAATACACAGGTGAATCGTGTCGATTTTTCCGTTCGTCTGACCGACTCGTTCCCAAGACAAGCGGGTTACATCACGCAAACTAACCTGTCATTGGCGCTATTAGAGAAACTAGAACTCACCAAAGCTCGCGCGACCAATGCCAACAATACTGAGCAAGCATTTAAAGACATGCTGTCTGTGCTCAAACAAGAAGTACTGGCGTTTAAACCTCTGCTTTGTGAAAGTGCCCTATCTCAGCGATTCAATCAGTGGAACATTGATGATTCGAATCTGCCACAAGAACACACCTTGGTGATGGTCATGCGTGAAGCGAAGAAGCGTATGCAATCAGGTCAAAAGCGTACGCTTGTGATTGATGATTTGTTCTCTGGAAAAGAAGAAGAGTTCGAACAGCTGTGCATGCTCGTGTTTGGTGAAGACCTATAG
- the nadE gene encoding ammonia-dependent NAD(+) synthetase, producing MEQLIRDEMRVLPSIDPHFEVTRRVDFIKTKLQQSGCKSLILGISGGVDSTTCGRLAQMAIDSLNENSGSNEYQFIAVRLPYGEQKDEDEAQLALSFIQPSQSVSVNIKAGVDGLHAASHVALEGTGLLPTNSAKIDFVKGNVKARARMIAQYEIAGYVGGLVIGTDHSAENITGFYTKHGDGACDLAPLFGLNKRQVRELAATLGAPEQLVKKVPTADLEELDPQKADEAALNLSYDQIDDFLEGKEVPQDVSDRLVGIYKATQHKRQPIPTIYD from the coding sequence ATGGAACAGTTAATTCGTGACGAAATGCGCGTACTACCTTCAATTGACCCTCACTTCGAAGTGACTCGTCGTGTGGACTTTATTAAAACGAAACTTCAGCAGTCGGGTTGCAAGTCTCTGATCCTTGGTATCAGTGGCGGTGTAGACTCAACGACCTGTGGACGTTTAGCACAAATGGCAATCGACAGCCTGAATGAAAACTCTGGCAGCAATGAGTATCAATTCATCGCGGTTCGCCTACCATACGGCGAGCAAAAAGATGAAGACGAAGCACAACTTGCTCTCTCTTTCATCCAGCCTTCTCAATCCGTTTCTGTAAACATTAAAGCGGGTGTTGATGGGCTTCACGCAGCCTCTCACGTAGCTTTAGAAGGTACAGGCTTACTACCAACAAATTCTGCGAAAATCGACTTTGTGAAAGGTAATGTAAAAGCCCGTGCTCGCATGATCGCACAATACGAAATTGCGGGTTACGTTGGCGGCCTTGTGATTGGTACTGACCATTCAGCGGAAAACATCACTGGCTTCTACACTAAGCACGGTGACGGCGCATGTGATTTAGCACCACTGTTTGGTTTGAACAAACGCCAAGTTCGTGAGCTTGCAGCAACGCTGGGCGCTCCAGAGCAACTTGTTAAGAAAGTTCCTACTGCCGATCTAGAAGAGCTTGATCCACAGAAAGCCGATGAAGCAGCCTTGAACCTTTCTTACGATCAGATTGATGATTTCCTTGAAGGCAAAGAAGTCCCTCAAGATGTATCAGATCGCTTAGTTGGCATCTACAAAGCAACACAGCACAAGCGTCAACCAATCCCAACGATTTACGATTAA
- a CDS encoding nicotinate-nicotinamide nucleotide adenylyltransferase: protein MEKIAIFGSAFNPPSLGHKSVIDSLAHFDKILLVPSIAHAWGKEMLDFDTRCQLVSAFISDLSLDQVELSLIEKSLFTPGESVTTYAVLSELQKLHRDAELTFVIGPDNFFKFSSFYKSDEITERWSVMACPEKVKIRSTDIRNALISGSDVAKLSTKSVTKMLQDSGLYQIM from the coding sequence ATGGAAAAAATAGCCATTTTCGGTAGTGCGTTTAATCCACCGAGCTTAGGGCATAAAAGTGTGATTGATTCGTTGGCTCACTTTGACAAAATTCTTCTAGTTCCAAGTATTGCCCATGCTTGGGGAAAAGAGATGCTAGACTTTGATACGAGATGTCAGTTAGTTAGCGCATTTATCAGTGATCTTTCACTGGATCAAGTTGAGCTATCATTGATTGAAAAGAGCTTGTTTACTCCCGGTGAAAGCGTGACAACTTATGCTGTGCTCAGTGAGCTGCAAAAGTTACATCGTGACGCGGAACTCACGTTCGTTATTGGGCCTGACAACTTCTTTAAGTTCTCATCTTTCTATAAATCAGATGAGATTACCGAGCGATGGTCTGTAATGGCTTGCCCTGAAAAAGTCAAAATCCGCAGTACAGATATTCGTAATGCGTTGATAAGTGGAAGCGATGTTGCAAAACTGAGTACAAAGTCAGTTACAAAGATGTTGCAAGATAGTGGACTGTATCAGATAATGTGA
- a CDS encoding YqaE/Pmp3 family membrane protein translates to MNKLVIIILCVLLPPVGVFFARGAGKDLVINIILTFFFWVPGMIHGLWVATR, encoded by the coding sequence ATGAACAAACTCGTCATTATCATTTTATGTGTACTGCTTCCGCCTGTTGGCGTGTTCTTCGCTCGTGGCGCCGGGAAAGATCTGGTGATTAATATCATTCTTACTTTCTTCTTCTGGGTTCCAGGAATGATTCATGGTCTGTGGGTAGCCACCCGTTAA
- a CDS encoding YfcZ/YiiS family protein — MSQDVNNNDVCEACGCAGEIGFIIKEGDEVAEVTVYGNSKALIEAEFAKYVELAKQVSGDVEFEASEMTEESTELHARFKFEVSAEKIIFELKTRSLAR; from the coding sequence ATGAGCCAAGATGTTAATAACAATGATGTATGTGAGGCTTGCGGTTGCGCAGGTGAAATCGGCTTCATCATCAAAGAAGGCGATGAGGTTGCTGAGGTAACGGTTTACGGTAATTCTAAAGCCCTTATTGAAGCTGAGTTTGCTAAGTACGTTGAGCTAGCGAAGCAAGTGTCTGGTGACGTCGAGTTTGAAGCGTCAGAGATGACAGAAGAGAGCACTGAATTACATGCTCGCTTTAAATTTGAAGTAAGTGCTGAGAAGATTATTTTCGAACTTAAGACTCGCTCTCTAGCGCGTTAA
- a CDS encoding heme ABC transporter ATP-binding protein, whose product MFPSALKATDIEVKFGSKVILDGVSIEIEAGKVTTLLGPNGAGKSTLLKALCQEISSKGDIQYFGHTKDKWPSQKLAKHLAMLPQHSTLTFPFLAHEVVELGGIPLQESNKNLTNIASQKMDVADVTHLSERLYPSLSGGEKQRVHLARVLTQLHYSGDQCILMLDEPTSALDLAHQHNTLKIARELADNHNAAVIVVLHDLNLAAQFSDRLVVLKDGNLVCDGSPWEALKPEMIEDVYGYRSIVEKHPTMSFPQVHPAQ is encoded by the coding sequence ATGTTTCCTTCAGCGTTAAAAGCGACCGACATCGAAGTGAAGTTCGGTAGTAAAGTGATATTAGATGGTGTTTCTATTGAGATTGAAGCAGGAAAGGTAACCACACTGCTTGGGCCAAATGGAGCAGGGAAAAGCACGCTGCTTAAAGCGTTATGCCAAGAGATTTCGAGCAAGGGTGATATCCAATACTTTGGACACACTAAAGACAAATGGCCTTCTCAAAAGCTGGCAAAGCACTTGGCCATGCTACCTCAGCACAGCACTTTAACCTTCCCGTTTTTGGCACATGAAGTTGTCGAGCTTGGTGGTATTCCTCTGCAAGAGTCCAACAAGAATCTCACCAACATCGCGAGTCAAAAAATGGATGTTGCTGATGTGACACACTTAAGTGAAAGGCTCTACCCTTCGCTATCTGGCGGTGAAAAACAGCGTGTTCACTTGGCGCGAGTACTAACGCAGCTTCATTACTCTGGTGACCAATGTATCTTGATGCTCGATGAACCAACGTCAGCACTGGATCTCGCCCACCAGCACAACACCTTGAAAATCGCGAGAGAGTTAGCCGACAACCACAATGCAGCCGTTATCGTGGTATTGCATGACTTAAACCTAGCCGCTCAATTCTCCGACCGATTGGTGGTACTAAAAGACGGTAACTTGGTTTGCGATGGTAGCCCTTGGGAAGCACTCAAGCCTGAGATGATTGAGGATGTCTATGGTTACAGAAGCATCGTAGAAAAACACCCAACCATGAGCTTCCCTCAGGTTCATCCCGCACAATAA
- a CDS encoding 1-acyl-sn-glycerol-3-phosphate acyltransferase, whose amino-acid sequence MTSPIDPYVDIRPYGDDEIPAALNRLINDEEFISAILHYRFSNHASWFKALMSPILRVYLKMKWSKLTSVESIQIEVKKYLRDTLAKTTNGVTYTGVESLDANQAYLFISNHRDIAMDPALVNYALHHNNHQTCRIAIGDNLLKKPCATELMRLNKSFIVKRSLKGPREMMKALGQLSSYIKHSLDTGNSIWIAQKEGRAKDGNDFTEPAILKMFHVEGRKQKIAFPEYVKSLKIVPVSISYENDPCDIAKAIELFEKDVNGSYEKGEFEDIESIIQGIIGNKGRVHVGFGQVIDQDFDTPEALAQEIDRQIHENYKLFPVNLLAAEKEDESITDVVKKEFEEKLSGLPQGARQYLIDSYANPVKNIG is encoded by the coding sequence ATGACCTCTCCGATCGATCCATATGTTGATATTCGCCCTTACGGCGATGATGAAATTCCAGCGGCACTAAACCGCCTTATTAATGATGAAGAATTTATCAGTGCGATTCTGCACTATCGTTTTTCAAACCATGCGTCTTGGTTTAAAGCATTAATGAGCCCTATCTTGCGCGTTTACTTGAAAATGAAATGGAGCAAGCTCACCAGCGTTGAGTCCATTCAGATTGAAGTTAAGAAGTACTTGCGAGATACGTTAGCGAAAACCACTAATGGTGTGACATACACAGGTGTGGAGTCTCTAGACGCTAACCAAGCTTACCTGTTTATTTCAAATCACCGCGATATTGCTATGGATCCGGCGTTAGTTAACTACGCATTGCATCACAACAATCACCAAACCTGCCGCATTGCAATTGGTGACAACTTGTTGAAGAAACCATGTGCGACTGAACTGATGCGCCTTAATAAGAGCTTCATCGTAAAGCGTTCTTTGAAAGGACCACGTGAAATGATGAAAGCGCTTGGCCAGCTCTCTTCGTACATCAAGCACTCTTTGGATACGGGTAATTCAATCTGGATCGCTCAAAAAGAAGGTCGTGCAAAAGACGGTAACGATTTTACCGAGCCAGCAATCTTGAAGATGTTCCATGTTGAAGGGCGTAAGCAAAAAATTGCATTCCCTGAATACGTGAAATCATTGAAGATCGTTCCTGTGTCCATTTCATACGAAAACGACCCATGTGACATTGCTAAAGCGATTGAGCTTTTTGAAAAAGACGTAAACGGCAGTTACGAAAAAGGTGAGTTTGAAGATATCGAAAGTATCATTCAAGGTATCATCGGTAATAAAGGACGCGTGCATGTTGGTTTTGGTCAGGTTATCGATCAAGATTTCGATACTCCAGAAGCTCTTGCTCAAGAGATCGACCGCCAGATCCATGAAAACTACAAACTGTTCCCAGTCAACTTGTTGGCTGCTGAGAAAGAAGACGAGTCTATTACAGACGTCGTTAAGAAAGAGTTTGAAGAAAAGCTGTCAGGCCTACCTCAAGGTGCTCGTCAGTACTTGATTGATAGCTATGCGAACCCAGTGAAGAACATTGGTTAG
- a CDS encoding TetR/AcrR family transcriptional regulator → MPKRSKEDTEITIQKIMDAVVDQLLRLGYDKMSYTTLSQQTGVSRTGISHHFPKKTDFTAALDGRIFKMFMEHIDFENGLDAFSASWVTALEDAEFLAILRLLFHHIVTAESAHEFAANGIDRLYKLTETQFGDTSGKELEWLIGKSLIRMSQ, encoded by the coding sequence ATGCCAAAGCGTAGTAAAGAAGATACAGAAATCACTATCCAGAAAATCATGGATGCCGTTGTAGACCAGCTATTAAGACTGGGTTACGACAAGATGTCATACACGACGTTGAGTCAGCAAACGGGCGTTTCTCGTACAGGTATAAGCCACCACTTTCCGAAGAAAACAGACTTCACAGCAGCTCTAGACGGTCGAATTTTTAAGATGTTCATGGAACACATTGATTTCGAAAACGGTCTTGATGCATTCTCTGCTAGCTGGGTTACAGCACTTGAAGACGCTGAATTCCTAGCAATCTTACGTTTACTTTTCCATCATATCGTTACTGCTGAAAGCGCACATGAGTTCGCAGCAAATGGTATTGATCGTCTATACAAACTGACTGAAACTCAGTTTGGTGATACTAGCGGTAAAGAACTAGAGTGGTTGATTGGTAAATCATTGATTCGTATGAGCCAATAA
- a CDS encoding M14 family metallopeptidase, whose product MKSESTYPIGKPGQKWQQAEREAWLAQRTVKREYQQEVVPKIKALADRFDIEQYGALSYDEARFPLFAIKSKNWDESKPTILVTGGVHGYETSGVHGAIKFAATQAEKYTAHFNIVVAPCVSPWGYEVINRWNPNAVDPNRSFYDGTPAEESANLRALVASLPEVLVHVDLHETTDSDETEFRPALAARDGIEYIEGMIPDGFYTVGDTENPQPEFQAAVIASVEKVTHIAPADDEGKIIGSDVTQHGVINYPMKKLGLCGGVTDCKYGTTTEVYPDSDKVTDEECNDAQVAAVVGALDYVIQYELNA is encoded by the coding sequence ATGAAAAGTGAATCTACCTACCCGATTGGTAAGCCAGGGCAAAAATGGCAACAAGCAGAACGTGAAGCATGGTTAGCTCAACGAACGGTTAAGCGTGAATACCAGCAAGAAGTTGTACCAAAGATTAAAGCACTCGCAGACCGCTTCGACATCGAACAATACGGCGCGCTGAGCTACGACGAAGCTCGCTTCCCACTCTTCGCTATCAAGAGCAAAAACTGGGACGAGTCAAAGCCGACGATTCTGGTAACTGGTGGTGTTCACGGTTACGAAACCAGTGGTGTGCATGGCGCGATCAAATTCGCTGCGACTCAAGCAGAAAAATACACGGCGCACTTCAACATTGTTGTCGCACCTTGTGTGAGCCCTTGGGGTTACGAAGTAATCAACCGCTGGAACCCAAATGCTGTTGATCCAAACCGTTCTTTCTATGACGGTACGCCTGCTGAAGAATCAGCAAATCTACGAGCTCTAGTAGCGTCTCTACCAGAAGTATTGGTTCACGTTGACCTGCATGAGACGACTGACTCTGATGAAACTGAATTCCGACCTGCACTCGCAGCTCGTGATGGCATTGAGTACATCGAGGGTATGATCCCAGACGGTTTCTACACGGTGGGCGATACTGAAAATCCTCAACCTGAATTCCAAGCAGCTGTCATCGCTTCAGTGGAAAAAGTAACCCACATTGCGCCTGCGGATGACGAAGGCAAGATCATTGGTTCAGACGTCACTCAACACGGCGTGATCAACTACCCAATGAAGAAGCTTGGCTTATGTGGCGGCGTGACTGACTGTAAGTACGGTACGACCACAGAGGTTTACCCAGACAGTGACAAAGTAACAGACGAAGAGTGTAATGATGCTCAAGTTGCTGCGGTCGTCGGTGCTTTGGACTACGTTATTCAGTACGAACTGAACGCGTAG
- a CDS encoding hybrid-cluster NAD(P)-dependent oxidoreductase — MSQSPLDQKALDRELSGQQPSLSQINVFPVKSVGGIALSSAWVEKQGLTFDRRFMLALADGSMITARKYPKMVKVSSSLQPDGLIFTYEGKEPLRLKYANFKMQEAPATVWKDSFTAYTTNDEADDWFSDVLGVRVELLFSGEQSNRVREKLGQNVSFADGYPMLVISQASLDELNRRSPEVHSMDQFRTNFVVSNTEAFAEDSWKRIRIGEVEFEAVKPCERCILTTVDVERGEFRATKEPLNTFSTFRANERGGVFFGQNLVAKNEGLVKAGDVVEVLETKEKEHYEDTWVESLHLTCVEREEIARDFTTFWLEPAKENHSLPSYQPGQHLPIEMVINGEKVSRRYTLSSSPSRAGRLAISVKRVDDGQISNWLNDHFQVGDTLVAQNPDGAFYLEANPTHPLLLLSAGSGITPMLSMLRYLADHGQIDDVVFYHQCSSEEDIPYQAEIDKIASEHKGLRVIYSLSQPTKEWDGLSGRLSVSHVAKIEELHKRQAFVCGPDGFMDNAKKLLIQMGLNPQHYHQEAFGVAQSTEEAVKQLQLSVNGYLFEGNNQSTLLEQAESAGVSIASSCRAGFCGACKVTLESGQVHQPDVPALQDHERNMGQILACCSVPQTDIEVVD; from the coding sequence ATGTCGCAGTCACCTTTGGATCAAAAGGCTTTGGATCGAGAGCTTTCAGGTCAACAGCCCTCCTTATCTCAAATTAATGTGTTTCCGGTTAAATCAGTGGGCGGGATCGCACTCTCTTCTGCTTGGGTCGAAAAACAAGGTCTTACTTTCGACAGACGTTTTATGTTGGCACTGGCTGACGGTTCGATGATCACGGCGCGTAAGTATCCGAAAATGGTTAAGGTATCTTCAAGCTTGCAACCAGACGGTTTGATCTTTACTTACGAAGGTAAAGAACCGCTGCGTTTAAAATACGCGAACTTCAAGATGCAAGAAGCGCCAGCAACGGTTTGGAAGGACAGTTTCACTGCTTATACCACCAATGATGAAGCCGATGATTGGTTCAGCGATGTGTTGGGTGTTCGCGTTGAGTTATTGTTCTCTGGTGAGCAGTCGAATCGTGTTCGTGAAAAGCTTGGCCAGAATGTCAGTTTCGCTGATGGCTACCCAATGTTGGTGATCAGCCAAGCATCGCTAGATGAACTTAATCGCCGCAGCCCTGAAGTCCATTCAATGGACCAGTTCCGCACTAACTTTGTGGTTTCTAATACAGAAGCCTTTGCTGAAGACAGCTGGAAGCGTATTCGTATTGGCGAGGTTGAATTCGAAGCGGTAAAGCCTTGTGAGCGTTGTATTCTTACGACAGTGGATGTTGAGCGTGGCGAATTTAGAGCAACAAAAGAACCGCTTAACACCTTCTCTACATTCCGTGCCAATGAGCGCGGTGGCGTTTTCTTTGGTCAGAATCTTGTGGCTAAAAATGAAGGTTTAGTCAAAGCCGGTGATGTGGTTGAAGTGCTCGAAACCAAAGAGAAAGAACACTATGAAGACACTTGGGTTGAGTCGTTGCACTTAACGTGTGTTGAGCGCGAAGAGATCGCTCGTGACTTCACAACCTTTTGGTTAGAACCTGCGAAAGAGAACCACTCACTACCAAGTTACCAGCCTGGGCAACATCTACCGATTGAGATGGTGATCAATGGCGAGAAGGTTTCTCGTCGTTACACGTTATCTTCTAGCCCTTCACGAGCGGGTCGTTTAGCGATTTCAGTGAAACGAGTGGACGATGGCCAAATCTCTAACTGGTTGAATGACCATTTCCAAGTGGGCGATACGCTAGTTGCTCAAAACCCAGATGGTGCATTCTACTTAGAAGCAAACCCAACTCACCCGTTACTGCTGTTGTCTGCAGGCAGCGGCATTACGCCAATGTTGTCGATGCTTCGTTACTTGGCAGACCATGGTCAGATCGATGATGTGGTTTTCTATCATCAATGCAGCAGTGAAGAAGACATTCCTTATCAAGCTGAGATTGATAAGATTGCCAGTGAGCATAAGGGTCTTCGTGTGATCTATTCGTTAAGCCAACCAACCAAAGAGTGGGATGGTTTATCTGGGCGTCTAAGTGTGTCGCATGTCGCGAAAATTGAAGAGCTACACAAACGCCAAGCATTCGTGTGTGGCCCTGACGGCTTTATGGATAACGCTAAGAAATTGCTGATTCAAATGGGACTAAACCCTCAGCATTACCATCAAGAAGCATTTGGCGTGGCTCAGTCGACCGAGGAAGCTGTGAAGCAACTGCAATTGAGTGTGAATGGCTACTTGTTCGAAGGTAATAATCAGTCAACTTTGCTAGAGCAAGCAGAGTCGGCGGGTGTGTCTATTGCTTCAAGTTGTCGTGCGGGTTTCTGTGGCGCTTGTAAAGTGACCCTTGAGTCAGGGCAAGTTCATCAGCCTGATGTACCAGCGTTACAAGATCATGAGCGTAACATGGGGCAGATACTGGCGTGTTGCAGTGTTCCGCAAACGGATATAGAAGTTGTGGATTAA
- a CDS encoding DUF808 domain-containing protein, protein MAGASLLTLLDDIATVLDDVALMSKVAAKKTAGVLGDDLALNAQQVSGVSAEREIPVVWAVAKGSFKNKLILVPAALLISAFIPWLIMPLLVIGGLFLCFEGAEKILEKLFPHAHQHEEKGEESSSGESVEEYEKRKVAGAIRTDFILSAEIIVIALGTVTGTSIVIQILVVSLIAVVMTIGVYGLVAGIVKLDDLGFYLQRTSNGSAIKTRLGNGLVAFAPKLMKMLAVVGTAAMFLVGGGIVVHNVPAIHHLIEPIIMDFSGHTIATAVVPTLLNGVIGVLAGLIVVAIWTAIGKIRGK, encoded by the coding sequence ATGGCTGGAGCAAGTTTACTAACACTGCTAGATGATATTGCAACTGTGTTGGATGATGTCGCGTTGATGTCTAAGGTGGCCGCTAAAAAAACCGCAGGCGTATTGGGTGACGATTTAGCCCTTAACGCTCAGCAGGTATCCGGTGTTTCTGCTGAAAGAGAAATTCCAGTGGTGTGGGCGGTCGCAAAAGGCTCATTTAAAAATAAGCTGATTTTGGTTCCGGCAGCACTATTGATTAGTGCATTCATTCCTTGGTTGATCATGCCACTACTGGTGATTGGTGGCCTGTTTCTTTGTTTTGAAGGGGCAGAGAAAATCTTAGAAAAGCTTTTTCCTCACGCTCATCAACACGAAGAGAAAGGTGAGGAAAGCAGCTCGGGCGAATCTGTTGAAGAGTATGAGAAGAGAAAGGTAGCAGGCGCAATTCGGACTGACTTTATCTTATCTGCGGAAATCATTGTAATTGCGCTGGGTACCGTAACGGGTACCAGTATCGTGATTCAGATTCTTGTGGTGAGTTTGATAGCGGTTGTGATGACGATTGGTGTTTATGGCTTAGTGGCAGGGATCGTGAAGCTAGACGATTTAGGCTTCTATCTTCAACGCACATCGAATGGGAGTGCCATTAAAACCAGATTAGGCAATGGGTTAGTCGCATTTGCACCCAAGCTAATGAAGATGCTTGCGGTTGTCGGTACGGCGGCGATGTTCTTGGTTGGCGGCGGTATTGTGGTACACAACGTGCCTGCAATTCATCACTTAATTGAACCGATCATTATGGACTTCAGTGGACATACGATTGCGACTGCGGTGGTACCAACGTTATTAAATGGTGTGATTGGGGTTTTAGCTGGATTGATTGTCGTTGCGATTTGGACTGCTATTGGAAAAATTCGCGGCAAGTAA
- a CDS encoding YnjH family protein, producing MKGESVIEIKRQILKGFVILTSVFCSVSANANKIISTPAKAAVVVTQSGSQQRVCYYDDKAYSLGAVVEVSGVLIRCAAENDFETNGALGWIEIIKKDEK from the coding sequence ATGAAAGGTGAATCTGTGATTGAAATAAAGCGTCAAATTCTAAAAGGTTTTGTGATTTTAACTTCTGTGTTTTGTTCAGTATCAGCGAATGCTAATAAAATAATATCTACGCCTGCTAAGGCTGCAGTTGTCGTCACTCAGAGTGGTTCACAGCAACGAGTTTGTTATTATGATGATAAGGCATATAGCCTAGGTGCCGTCGTAGAAGTTTCTGGTGTGTTGATTCGATGTGCTGCCGAAAATGATTTTGAGACCAATGGTGCTCTGGGGTGGATTGAAATTATAAAAAAAGACGAGAAATAA
- the pyrC gene encoding dihydroorotase, protein MTQLTITRPDDWHVHLRDGEVLKDTVRDISRYNGRALIMPNTIPPVTDTEMALAYRERIMAEQPSEQFQPLMALYLTDNTTPDEIRKAKESGAVVAAKLYPAGATTNSDSGVTSAQKIYHVLEAMQEVGMLLLVHGEVTAHDVDIFDREKEFLDTVLAPIVNDFPNLKIVLEHITTADAATFVKNANENVAATITAHHLLYNRNHMLVGGIKPHFYCLPILKRNTHQLALIEAATSGSKKFFLGTDSAPHAKGAKESACGCAGSYTAHAAVELYAEVFDLEGKIENLEAFASHNGPDFYGMPRNSDTITLVKEEWNVAETMPFGSDIVVPIRGGETIAWSVK, encoded by the coding sequence ATGACACAACTTACGATTACTCGTCCTGACGACTGGCACGTTCATCTACGCGATGGCGAAGTATTAAAAGATACAGTTCGCGATATCAGCCGTTACAATGGTCGAGCGTTAATCATGCCAAATACCATCCCACCGGTAACCGATACCGAAATGGCTCTTGCTTACCGTGAACGCATCATGGCAGAGCAGCCAAGTGAACAATTCCAGCCTCTAATGGCACTTTACCTGACAGACAACACAACACCTGATGAAATTCGTAAAGCGAAAGAATCTGGCGCTGTTGTAGCGGCGAAGCTATACCCTGCTGGCGCGACGACTAACTCTGATTCAGGCGTAACCTCAGCTCAAAAGATTTACCACGTACTTGAAGCAATGCAAGAAGTGGGCATGTTGCTGCTGGTACACGGTGAAGTAACGGCTCACGATGTTGATATCTTTGACCGTGAAAAAGAGTTCCTAGACACAGTTCTAGCACCGATTGTTAACGACTTCCCTAACCTGAAGATCGTTCTAGAGCACATCACGACGGCAGATGCAGCGACTTTCGTTAAGAACGCTAACGAGAACGTAGCAGCAACTATTACAGCTCACCACTTGCTTTATAACCGCAACCACATGTTGGTTGGCGGCATTAAGCCACATTTCTACTGCCTACCTATTCTTAAGCGCAACACACACCAGTTAGCACTTATTGAAGCAGCAACAAGCGGTAGCAAGAAGTTCTTCTTAGGCACAGATTCTGCACCACATGCGAAAGGCGCAAAAGAGTCAGCATGTGGTTGTGCAGGTTCTTACACAGCGCACGCTGCGGTTGAACTGTACGCTGAAGTATTCGATTTAGAAGGCAAGATTGAGAACCTAGAAGCATTCGCGAGCCACAATGGCCCAGACTTCTACGGTATGCCACGTAACTCAGACACAATCACGCTCGTTAAAGAAGAGTGGAATGTTGCTGAAACAATGCCTTTCGGTTCAGACATCGTTGTGCCAATCCGTGGCGGCGAGACGATTGCTTGGTCAGTAAAATAA